The genome window CTGAAAATTTCTATTTATTTTTCCCGCAATTTTTATACGGCCTGGATTTCATTGTTACAGCAATATTGTCCTTGTTAATAGGAAAATTCCTCATACAAGCAGATCCTGGAAATATTGCACTGCAAATTGCAATGAAACCTCAGCCAATGTACGGTACAATAATTATCGTCATAATAGGTATGATAATTGGTTATTTTGCATATCCACCAGCAATAATTATCTGTTGTCTTCTCTCAATTATTGGAGTTTGGACAATTCCAAAATTAATTAATGTTTAATTAGGGCATTGACAACCCTAATACCATTTATTTTTTTAAATTTAATAAACTGGATGCTATTGAGACAAATACAAAAAAACCTGAATCAAATCAAAAATATTTTTCCAAAATTTCAAGTTCCCTGTTAAATTCTTTAACCTCCTTTGATGCAATTTCATCACTTAAATCACTGACATAATTATTGTACATATAGATTGCCAGCAATACTACAACAATTATGCCTCCGAAGAG of Methanobrevibacter sp. contains these proteins:
- a CDS encoding class III signal peptide-containing protein — its product is MDNKGQASAEFILLFGGIIVVVLLAIYMYNNYVSDLSDEIASKEVKEFNRELEILEKYF